The sequence ATACGGTAAGTCAATGTTAACATCGGGTTGTTAACATCGTATTCATAAAATTTATGAAATGGAAGGACGATTAAATCATGAGCAAACAAGAAATCGGTGTTATTGGAATGGGCGTTATGGGTAAAAACCTTGCGTTGAATATTGAAAGCAGAGGTCATTCGGTATCAATTTTTAACCGTTCAGCTTCAAAAACAGAAGATGTTATCAAAGATCACTCAGATAAAAATTTAGTACCTTTTTATACTGTAGAAGAGTTTGTAAACTCACTTGAATCACCACGTCGTATTCTTTTAATGGTACAAGCTGGCGATGCTACAGATAAAACAATCGATGCAGTTAAACCTTTCTTAAATAAAGGTGACATTCTTATCGATGGTGGTAATACATTCTATAAAGATACAATTCGACGCAACGCTGAATTAAGTGCAGAAGGCTTTAACTTTATCGGTACTGGTGTATCTGGTGGAGAAGAAGGTGCTTTAAAAGGACCTGCAATCATGCCTGGTGGACAAAAAGAAGCGTATGAATTAGTAGCACCTATTTTTGAAGAAATCGCAGCACGTGCTGAAGATGGCGAACCTTGCGTTGCCTATATCGGTGCTGATGGCGCGGGACATTACGTGAAAATGGTACATAATGGTATCGAGTATGGCGACATGCAATTAATTGCAGAAGCTTATGCGCTACTTAAACATCACGTAGGTCTTTCACATGATGAATTAGCAGATGTATTTGAAGACTGGAACCAAGGCGAATTAGATAGTTATTTAATTGATATCACAAAAGATATCTTGAAGAAAAAAGATGCTGAAACTGGTTTGCCGCTAGTTGACGTTATCTTGGATCGCGCTGGAAATAAAGGAACAGGTAAATGGACAAGCCAAAGTGCTTTAGATTTAGGAACACCATTACCGTTAATTACTGAATCTGTATTTGCACGTTATATTTCAGCTTTGAAAGAAGAACGTGTAGCAGCAAGTAAAGTATTAACAGGACCTGCTAAAACACCATTTACAGGTGATAAAGAAGCGGTTGTTGAAGCAGTACGTCGTGCACTTTACCTAAGTAAAATTGCATCATACGCACAAGGATTTGCTCAAATGCGTATGGCTTCAGATGAAAACAACTGGGACTTAAACTTTGGCGAAATCGCTAAACTTTTCCGTGCAGGTTGTATCATCCGTGCTCGTTTCTTACAAAAAATCACTGATGCTTTCAGTAAAGAACCAGAATTGAAAAATCTTTTCTTGGATCCATACTTTAAAGATATCGCTGACAACTATCAAGAAGCATTGCGTGATGTAGTAGCAACAGCAGTTAAAGCTGGTATTCCAGTACCAACATTCTCTGCAGCTATTTCTTATTACGATAGTTACCGTACAGAAACATTACCAGCTAACCTTATTCAAGCACAACGTGACTACTTTGGAGCTCACACATATGAACGTACTGATAAAGAAGGTACATTCCACACTGAATGGTTAGAAAAATAATAAAAGTATATTCTACCTTGTAAAACAATGATAAATTGTAATCTATCAAACATCCACTACTCTTTAGGCTAGAAATTTTAATCGTTATAGACTGATCCATGTCTATTTCTGATTTGAATTTCAGGTCTAGTAGTGGATTTTTTTGTAGCGTTATGAAATTTAGCAGGAGTGGTTTGGCTTTTACTGGATAATAATAAAAGTAAAACCAAACGTTCAGATCCAATAAAAACGAAAATAGCCCGTAGAATGGCAGGGATATTGTAGAAAAACTCTTTTTGACGCTTTTTGTCAGGAAGAGTTTTTTTGAGATTTAGTAGGAAGGTGGCTTTTGCAACAGCAGATAAAAACACGGCTAGCGCTATTATTAACTACTGATGAGTATTATTCCCTTTTTAAAAATTAAGTGAGTACCAATCGATAGTTTAGTTTAAAGCACAATGGAACACTTCGATTAAATAACTGAAAATTCAAACAAATACTTGACGTACGAATAAAGCATCAGTTATGATAGAAACAATTAAATAAATCGATTAATAAGATGACTGGCGTTATCTTTATTAATTCTTATCTAGAGTGGTGGAGGGACAGGCCCTATGAAACCCGACAACCAGCGTTTTGCGTATGGTGTTAATTCCTGCAGGTTTAAACCTGAAAGATGAGAGTTCAGCATTGTAAAAAGCTGCCTCTTTTAGAAGAGACGGCTTTTTTGTATTTAATGCACCTTCTCTACATAAGTTATTTGATTAATAACATTAAAAGGAGCGGTTAAAATGACAAAAGAACATCAGTTTCAATTCGAAACCTTACAAATCCATGCGGGGCAAGAACCCGATCCAACAACAGGGGCACGAGCTGTTCCAATTTATCAAACAACATCGTTCGTATTCAAAAATGCAGAAGAAGCAGCTGATTTCTTCCAGCTACGTAAGCCAGGTAATGTATACGGACGAATTATGAACCCAACACAAGATGTATTTGAACAGAGAATTGCACAATTAGAGGGTGGGACAGCTGCTTTGGCAACTGCTTCGGGCGCTTCAGCTATTTTTTATGCGATTTTAAATGTGGCTAACTCAGGTGATCATATTGTTGCAGCAAGCACATTATATGGTGGAACATACGAATTGTTTAAGTCAACGTTAAGTAAATTAGGAATCACTGTGAGTTTTGTAGATCCAGATGATAGCACTAATTTTGAGACAGCGATTAAACCTAATACAAAGGCAATATTTGCTGAAACAATAGGGAATCCGCGTATCAATGTGTTAGATATTGAAGCTGTAGCAGCTGTGGCTCATGCAAATGATATTCCACTTATCATTGATAACACATTTGGAACGCCCTATTTAATTCGCCCGTTTGATTTTGGAGCTGATATTGTTGTACACTCTGCAACTAAATTTATTGGAGGTCACGGGACAACCTTAGGCGGTATTTTAGTAGACAGTGGTAAATTTGATTGGCGAGCAAGTGGTAAGTTTCCCGACTTTACAACGCCTGATGAAAGTTATAGTGGGTTAGTATATGCTGATGTTCCGGACGTAGCCTTTGCTCTCAAAGCGCGTGTGCAATTATTGCGTAATACTGGAGCAGCAATTAGTCCGCAGAGTGCCTTTTATTTATTACAAGGATTAGAATCTTTATCATTGCGTGTAGAAAGACACGTGTCAAATGCTCGAGCGGTGGCAAACTATTTAAATGAGCATCCTGCTGTTGAATGGGTGAGTTATCCTGAATTAGACGGAAATCCTTATCAAGACTTGTCGAAAAAATATTTACCTAAAGGCGCTGGTTCAATCTTTACATTTGGAATTAAAGGTGGTGTGACAGCTGGAAAAACATTTATTGATAGCATAAAGTTATTTTCATTGCTTGCAAATGTTGGTGATTCTAAATCATTAGTTATTCATCCAGCAAGTACAACGCACTCTGAGCTATCAGAAGCAGATCAAGCTAAAGCTGGAATTACACCCGACCTAATACGTCTTTCTATTGGATTAGAAAATATAGATGATATCCTTTGGGATATTGAACAAGCGCTTGAAAAAACACAAAAGTAACCAATGAATCATCTTCTTGAAAATGCTGTAAGCTCTCAGTTGAATTTTTCTGTCAACAAGCCTATAGTGAAAGGGAAGAGGAGATGATGACTATGATCAATATTGTATCGGTACTTTTTAACCGAAACACAGAAAGTGAAAATGCATTATCCGATTTACGCAGCAGTATGGCAGGTTTTAGTGTCCTAACTGCAGTTGTGCTAAAAAAAACAGCCACAGGTATTTCTCGATATGATGGCTTCAACGTTGATAAAACAGATGATAGTTGGTCCACCGGAGGTTTAATTGGTGGGATTTTTGAAATTATTGACGGTCCATTAGGGGCATTATTAGGACCAGATTTAGGTCCATTAATGGGAAGTGCGTCGATTGACGATAAAACGATCGTTGAAGCAATTAATAATAACCTTGCATTAAACCAAAATGCACTCTTGTTAATTGTAGAAGAGGAAGAAAATGGTTTATTGGACCAGTACTTAAACGAACGTGGCGCTCATACTGTTGTACGTGAACCAGCTGTTACTGTGGAATTTCAAGTGTTACATGCGCAAGAAGTTGAAGCAGAGTTACGTGAAGAAGCGATTACTAAATTACAAGAAAATCGTAAACATAAATTAAATGACCGCGTTGAAGATAGTATTGGCACTATGGAAGAACGTTTTCGCAATTGGTTAAAAAAATAGTAACAAACGGCCTCTCATTTACTTGAGAGGTCTTTTTTGCGGCAATCATTAACTTAAGAGTCTTAGTATCTGTAGAATAAAATTAATGTTTTAAAAGAAATCGATAGACTGTATCATATTGTAGGATTTTTTTAATAAAACGAACGACTTGAATAAAAAGGTAGCTTCACGTAAAATAAAGAACGTTGAGTAAGAAAGGAAGGCCAATAATGACAGCCGTTTATATACACATTCCATTTTGTGAACACATTTGCTATTACTGCGATTTTAACAAGGTATTTTTAGAGGGGCAGCCTGTAGATCAATACATCGATACGTTATTACTAGAGATGAAAATGCGCCTTGAGGAACGACCCGTTGAAAACGTTGAAACAATATTTGTTGGAGGGGGAACACCCACAACGCTTACACCAAAACAACTTGATAAACTTTGTGGTGGTATTCGCGAGTTATTACCTTATGATGAAGCTACAGGTGAATTTTCATTTGAAGCTAATCCTGGTGATTTGTCGCTTGATAAGTTAGAAGTTATGCGTCAGCACGGTGTTAATCGTCTAAGTATGGGCGTACAAAGTTTTAATCAAGACCTTTTGAAAAAAATTGGACGTATTCATACTGTAGCTGATGTTTATCAATCAGTAAAAAATGCGCATCAAGTTGGTTTTGAAAATATTTCAATTGATTTAATTTTTAGTCTTCCTGGACAAACAGAAGAAGATTTTAAAGATACGCTATCAAAAGCACTCACTCTTGATTTGCCACATTATTCAGCATATTCTTTAATCGTGGAACCTAAAACAATCTTTTATAATTTGATGCAAAAAGGGAAGTTAATCTTACCTGGACAAGATGCAGAAGCTAACATGTATGGTTACTTGATGGATACAATGGCAGCACATGGTCGCCAACAGTATGAAATAAGTAATTTCTGCAAACCTGGTTATGAAAGTCGCCATAACATTACGTATTGGGCAAATGAAGAATATTACGGATTTGGTGCAGGCGCGCATGGATTTCTTGGTGATACACGTTATTCTAATGCCGGTCCACTGAAGAAATACATGACGCCCTTAGAAGCAGGAGAATTACCTACATTTCAAACGAAGGATTTAGGTTTAAATGAACACATTGAAGAAGAAATGTTTTTAGGATTACGCCGTACAAAAGGCGTTTCTATTTCTCACTTTAAAGAAAAATTCGGTAAAGACATGTTTGATGTATATCATGAACCGATTAATCGTTTTGTGGATAAAGGTTTGATGCAAGTGGAAGGTGACCAAGTTAAATTATCACGACAAGGACGTTTTTTAGGTAATGTAGTATTTCGTGATTTCTTATTTGAGCGCTAATACCACTAAAAGCAAAACCAAACGTTCAGCTACAAAGAAATTGGAAAAGAACTCTTTTTGACGTTTTTTGTCAGGAAGAGTTTTTTGAAATTTAGCAGGAGTTGTTTGGATTTTGTTGGAAAACAATAAAAACGAAAACAGCCCGTCATTAAGTAAATAGATATAATAAATAGCTAGTTAACCAGATTATTGACAAAAAAATGTTAAGTCTTACTTTTTCTAAACACTGCAGCTCTTCCAATTTGGGAGAGTTTTTTTTAGAGAAACAAGTAAAAATAAAAAATAGGTCAAAAAAGGTCATTTTTCGAGTGTAAGTTATTGACATAGTCTGACTTATTTGTTAAATTAAGAATGTAGTTAGCACTTGACACCTTAGAGTGCTAAAAGGAGTGATGTTAAATGTTATCAGAAAGACAGTTACTGATACTTAAGACAATTGTTCGCAACTACATCGGAACGGCAAAACCAATTGGATCTAGTGCATTGGTTAAT comes from Brochothrix thermosphacta DSM 20171 = FSL F6-1036 and encodes:
- the gndA gene encoding NADP-dependent phosphogluconate dehydrogenase, whose product is MSKQEIGVIGMGVMGKNLALNIESRGHSVSIFNRSASKTEDVIKDHSDKNLVPFYTVEEFVNSLESPRRILLMVQAGDATDKTIDAVKPFLNKGDILIDGGNTFYKDTIRRNAELSAEGFNFIGTGVSGGEEGALKGPAIMPGGQKEAYELVAPIFEEIAARAEDGEPCVAYIGADGAGHYVKMVHNGIEYGDMQLIAEAYALLKHHVGLSHDELADVFEDWNQGELDSYLIDITKDILKKKDAETGLPLVDVILDRAGNKGTGKWTSQSALDLGTPLPLITESVFARYISALKEERVAASKVLTGPAKTPFTGDKEAVVEAVRRALYLSKIASYAQGFAQMRMASDENNWDLNFGEIAKLFRAGCIIRARFLQKITDAFSKEPELKNLFLDPYFKDIADNYQEALRDVVATAVKAGIPVPTFSAAISYYDSYRTETLPANLIQAQRDYFGAHTYERTDKEGTFHTEWLEK
- a CDS encoding O-acetylhomoserine aminocarboxypropyltransferase/cysteine synthase family protein, which produces MTKEHQFQFETLQIHAGQEPDPTTGARAVPIYQTTSFVFKNAEEAADFFQLRKPGNVYGRIMNPTQDVFEQRIAQLEGGTAALATASGASAIFYAILNVANSGDHIVAASTLYGGTYELFKSTLSKLGITVSFVDPDDSTNFETAIKPNTKAIFAETIGNPRINVLDIEAVAAVAHANDIPLIIDNTFGTPYLIRPFDFGADIVVHSATKFIGGHGTTLGGILVDSGKFDWRASGKFPDFTTPDESYSGLVYADVPDVAFALKARVQLLRNTGAAISPQSAFYLLQGLESLSLRVERHVSNARAVANYLNEHPAVEWVSYPELDGNPYQDLSKKYLPKGAGSIFTFGIKGGVTAGKTFIDSIKLFSLLANVGDSKSLVIHPASTTHSELSEADQAKAGITPDLIRLSIGLENIDDILWDIEQALEKTQK
- the hemW gene encoding radical SAM family heme chaperone HemW: MTAVYIHIPFCEHICYYCDFNKVFLEGQPVDQYIDTLLLEMKMRLEERPVENVETIFVGGGTPTTLTPKQLDKLCGGIRELLPYDEATGEFSFEANPGDLSLDKLEVMRQHGVNRLSMGVQSFNQDLLKKIGRIHTVADVYQSVKNAHQVGFENISIDLIFSLPGQTEEDFKDTLSKALTLDLPHYSAYSLIVEPKTIFYNLMQKGKLILPGQDAEANMYGYLMDTMAAHGRQQYEISNFCKPGYESRHNITYWANEEYYGFGAGAHGFLGDTRYSNAGPLKKYMTPLEAGELPTFQTKDLGLNEHIEEEMFLGLRRTKGVSISHFKEKFGKDMFDVYHEPINRFVDKGLMQVEGDQVKLSRQGRFLGNVVFRDFLFER